The Pirellulales bacterium genome includes a window with the following:
- the ggt gene encoding gamma-glutamyltransferase, whose translation MMFAWRRRLACVLSVACAGWLGVAATAAEVPAPVHTVRGDRGMVVSVSPLATQVGVDVLRRGGSAVDAAVAVALALAVVWPEAGNIGGGGFMLVQPAPGAAPVCIEYRETAPAAATPDMFAAGTDLQGHEVVGVPGTVAGLALAHERFGRLAWRELVEPAVKLAREGFVLDATLAGDLNKLLATSAGFAELQRVYGHADREPWRAGDRLVLPDLAATLEQIADQGRDAFYQGRIAEALCAEMRAGGGLLTATDLVAYRAQVREPIHGTYRGWDIYGPPPPSSGGIVVVTALNILERFDLRARGRWSVDTVHLITEAMRRAYADRARWLGDPDFVRIPAELITKDHAQQLAADIDLAHATPSERLAADLPLAGEGESTTHFSIVDSTGMAVANTYTLEESYGSRVVVRGAGFLLNNEMTDFNRRPGYTDRRGAIGTPANVIAPGKRMLSSQSPTLVLRDGRTRWITGSPGGRTIPNTVLSVLLGVLEFEEPLDRAVAAPRLHHAWFPNRLLFEGAEHEAWQALVAGLRERGHDVAAPDDAQGDAHSIQIADDLIVGVADGRRAEAQAAGLAIDLPELEFPNWKIAEVYAANWSNTLAACREPLGQAPSAHPHTDPQRPWRVDVAGHYPGWYPGVDVKHLAAAYLATAGDLPRVLRAWDLTTAHYQMPDGGIRPSTMQDNPQGIWPETTVDGSVVFYPLRTVATIDYLLLADLIYRYSQDRDWLAANIDHARSAARFLEGWIDPDGLLYSHSYDLDQVDREIDGVAQASACLAFRKLAELETVLDQAAAAAHALAVAERLTAAARKLFWDDEHGYFVEHLVYNNLAAARRNLAKVTASSQLDAEHDAAKACDGVLGIGVDAFGVGIGAGGRHEWAANGESLGAWLRVDFAEPQTIGQVLLVNRTDPQLAPGERFAAGRLEFSDGSRPVEVEFNDLGISRAVARFSPRRVSWVRFVGTQVQGAARPDSAAGLAEFLVLPTEEPYRAIAHGMTDTNFAMVGFEVATVEQAARVWHYFRAHEAEFYQVGDLRAPTWIAERADTYGPAELNKRAPFKDCVAMGRTWRYDVLMRRHFGDGAGIVRTLDDAHALFNRPSGGGVGYFAERYQLGRFQPGDEAMLTVPKYAEYPAVYNSTVVQEALLGLSIDTRGVLHVQPCVPDDWYDAGFGQQGCGVLAAHRLTFHYRADHVEGTLAGPAGSRQIDLLLPPQLRQRDCRLTINGREVTVTPQDDSLIFALPLAGDKPAAFVVRSAR comes from the coding sequence ATGATGTTTGCATGGCGACGACGGCTGGCCTGCGTCTTGAGCGTCGCCTGTGCCGGTTGGCTGGGGGTGGCTGCCACGGCCGCCGAGGTTCCCGCGCCGGTTCATACGGTCCGCGGCGATCGGGGGATGGTGGTCAGCGTTTCGCCCCTGGCGACGCAGGTCGGCGTCGACGTGTTAAGGCGCGGGGGGTCGGCCGTCGATGCGGCCGTGGCCGTGGCGTTGGCCCTGGCGGTCGTCTGGCCCGAGGCCGGCAACATCGGCGGCGGCGGCTTCATGCTCGTGCAGCCCGCGCCTGGCGCGGCGCCGGTGTGCATCGAATATCGCGAAACTGCGCCGGCCGCCGCAACGCCCGACATGTTCGCCGCCGGCACCGACCTGCAAGGCCACGAAGTGGTCGGAGTGCCCGGTACGGTGGCCGGCTTGGCTCTGGCCCACGAACGTTTCGGACGACTGGCATGGCGCGAGCTTGTCGAGCCGGCGGTGAAGCTTGCGCGCGAGGGGTTCGTGCTCGATGCCACGCTGGCCGGCGATTTGAACAAGCTGCTCGCCACGAGCGCCGGCTTTGCCGAGCTGCAGCGCGTCTACGGGCATGCCGACCGCGAACCGTGGCGAGCCGGCGACCGACTCGTGTTGCCCGACCTGGCCGCGACGCTCGAGCAGATTGCCGACCAGGGGCGCGACGCCTTTTACCAGGGCCGCATTGCGGAGGCGTTGTGCGCTGAAATGCGAGCCGGCGGCGGACTGCTGACCGCCACTGACCTGGTTGCATATCGAGCCCAGGTGCGCGAACCGATCCACGGCACCTATCGCGGCTGGGACATCTACGGCCCGCCGCCTCCCAGCTCCGGTGGCATCGTCGTCGTCACGGCACTCAACATCCTCGAACGGTTCGACCTGCGGGCACGCGGCCGCTGGTCGGTCGACACGGTGCACCTGATCACCGAGGCCATGCGCCGCGCTTACGCCGACCGGGCGCGCTGGCTGGGCGACCCCGACTTCGTGCGCATTCCCGCGGAGCTGATCACCAAGGACCACGCCCAACAGTTGGCGGCCGATATCGACCTGGCGCATGCGACCCCCAGCGAGCGGCTGGCTGCCGACCTCCCGCTGGCCGGCGAAGGGGAAAGCACGACGCATTTTTCGATCGTCGATTCAACGGGCATGGCCGTGGCGAATACCTACACGCTCGAGGAGAGCTACGGCTCGCGGGTCGTCGTGCGCGGCGCCGGGTTTCTGCTCAACAACGAGATGACCGATTTCAATCGGCGCCCCGGCTACACCGACCGCCGCGGGGCGATCGGCACGCCGGCCAACGTGATCGCGCCCGGCAAACGGATGCTCAGCTCGCAATCGCCGACGCTCGTGCTGCGCGACGGGCGGACGCGCTGGATCACCGGCAGCCCCGGCGGGCGCACGATTCCCAACACGGTGCTCAGCGTGCTGTTGGGCGTGCTCGAATTCGAAGAGCCGCTCGACCGGGCCGTCGCGGCACCGCGGCTGCACCACGCCTGGTTTCCCAATCGCCTGCTGTTCGAAGGCGCCGAGCACGAGGCCTGGCAGGCGCTCGTCGCGGGCCTGCGCGAGCGCGGCCACGACGTTGCCGCGCCGGACGACGCACAGGGGGACGCACACAGCATACAGATCGCCGACGATCTGATCGTCGGCGTGGCCGATGGCCGCCGCGCCGAGGCCCAGGCGGCGGGCCTGGCGATCGATCTGCCCGAGCTGGAGTTTCCGAATTGGAAGATCGCGGAGGTGTACGCAGCGAATTGGAGCAATACGCTTGCGGCCTGTCGTGAACCATTGGGTCAGGCGCCGAGCGCGCATCCGCATACCGATCCGCAGCGCCCCTGGCGCGTCGACGTGGCGGGCCACTATCCCGGCTGGTACCCAGGCGTCGACGTCAAGCATCTGGCCGCTGCTTACCTGGCGACGGCCGGCGATTTGCCGCGCGTGCTGCGCGCATGGGACTTGACCACGGCACACTATCAAATGCCCGACGGCGGCATTCGCCCGTCGACCATGCAGGACAATCCGCAGGGCATCTGGCCCGAGACGACCGTCGACGGCAGCGTAGTGTTCTATCCGCTGCGGACCGTGGCCACGATCGACTATCTGCTGCTGGCTGACTTGATCTATCGCTATTCACAAGACCGCGACTGGCTCGCGGCGAATATCGATCACGCGCGCAGCGCAGCGCGCTTTCTCGAAGGCTGGATCGATCCCGACGGACTGCTGTACAGCCATTCCTACGACCTCGACCAGGTCGACCGCGAGATCGACGGCGTGGCGCAGGCATCGGCCTGCCTGGCATTCCGCAAACTGGCCGAACTCGAGACCGTGCTCGATCAGGCTGCGGCCGCTGCGCACGCGCTGGCCGTGGCCGAACGCCTGACCGCGGCAGCCCGGAAGTTGTTCTGGGACGACGAGCACGGCTATTTCGTCGAGCACTTGGTTTACAACAATCTAGCCGCAGCGAGGCGCAACCTGGCCAAAGTGACCGCATCGTCCCAGCTCGATGCCGAGCATGACGCCGCGAAGGCCTGCGATGGCGTGCTGGGCATCGGCGTCGATGCGTTCGGCGTCGGCATCGGGGCCGGCGGGCGCCACGAATGGGCTGCCAACGGCGAGTCGCTTGGCGCGTGGCTGCGCGTCGACTTCGCCGAACCACAAACGATCGGCCAGGTGTTGCTCGTCAATCGGACCGATCCACAACTCGCACCGGGCGAACGGTTCGCCGCCGGACGGCTCGAATTCAGCGACGGCTCGCGCCCTGTCGAAGTCGAGTTCAACGACCTGGGCATTTCGCGGGCGGTGGCGCGGTTTTCGCCGCGGCGCGTGAGTTGGGTCCGGTTTGTCGGCACTCAAGTCCAAGGCGCCGCGCGGCCAGATAGCGCCGCGGGCCTGGCCGAATTCCTGGTCTTGCCGACGGAAGAACCGTACCGGGCCATCGCGCACGGCATGACCGACACCAACTTCGCCATGGTCGGTTTCGAGGTCGCCACGGTGGAACAAGCGGCACGCGTCTGGCATTACTTTCGTGCCCACGAAGCGGAGTTCTACCAGGTCGGCGACTTGCGCGCGCCGACCTGGATCGCCGAACGGGCCGACACTTATGGTCCCGCCGAGCTCAACAAGCGGGCACCTTTCAAGGATTGTGTGGCGATGGGCCGCACTTGGCGCTACGACGTGCTGATGCGCCGTCACTTTGGCGACGGCGCCGGCATCGTGCGTACACTCGACGATGCGCACGCGCTGTTCAATCGACCGTCAGGAGGAGGCGTGGGCTACTTTGCCGAGCGCTATCAACTGGGGCGCTTTCAACCGGGCGACGAGGCGATGCTGACCGTGCCGAAGTACGCCGAATATCCGGCCGTGTATAACTCGACGGTCGTGCAGGAAGCGCTCCTGGGACTGTCGATCGACACGCGTGGCGTGCTGCACGTCCAGCCCTGCGTGCCCGACGACTGGTACGATGCCGGCTTCGGTCAACAGGGTTGCGGCGTCCTGGCAGCTCATCGGCTGACGTTTCACTATCGAGCCGACCACGTCGAGGGCACGCTGGCCGGGCCGGCCGGCTCGCGACAGATTGACTTGCTTCTGCCGCCGCAGCTGCGCCAACGCGACTGTCGTCTGACGATCAACGGTCGCGAGGTGACCGTTACACCCCAGGACGACAGCCTGATCTTTGCGCTCCCGCTGGCGGGTGATAAGCCGGCTGCGTTCGTCGTGCGGTCTGCGCGGTGA
- a CDS encoding carbohydrate porin: MAFAHGEQGAAVPQRATEPHSPEAAPSSTALETPAQDARENDLAWEAHVRRSQAALTLEPVYYGEVFSNTRGGITTRDATQYQALLNLAVTLDAESLPWRLPGRFYLLGQNTHGRGLTQDFVGDAQVLSNIDAFDNVTRVGEYWWDVGLFGDTVTVRLGKQDLNTELLCIDLAADFIQSTFGLSPSTAFSTYPNQSMAALCLIQVADGWQLKTGVWSAFASPGGWGFSETGSILAIGELERIYVAFDARLPGSIACGAIYESPGEIAGLPISAVQEYYIQAEQWLTREAGCSDQELQGLAMFTGFYPRFPGQFKTEHAPGDSFVAGAIYTGLVPSRERDVIGLGVAWTELYGGGTGEETAWELFYKLHATQRCRVQPDLQYIITPSGIERNSLVVGLRFEVAF; this comes from the coding sequence GTGGCCTTCGCCCACGGCGAACAGGGCGCAGCCGTTCCGCAGCGAGCTACCGAACCGCATTCACCGGAAGCAGCCCCTTCATCCACGGCGCTTGAAACACCCGCGCAGGACGCTCGTGAAAATGATCTCGCTTGGGAAGCGCATGTTCGGCGCTCGCAAGCAGCCCTCACCCTCGAGCCGGTCTATTACGGCGAGGTTTTCTCAAACACCCGCGGTGGAATCACGACCCGGGACGCAACCCAGTATCAGGCGCTCTTGAACCTGGCCGTAACGCTTGATGCGGAGTCGTTGCCATGGCGGCTGCCCGGACGGTTCTATCTGTTGGGCCAGAATACCCATGGCCGTGGGCTCACCCAAGACTTTGTGGGCGATGCACAAGTTCTTAGCAACATCGATGCCTTCGACAACGTCACTCGGGTCGGAGAGTATTGGTGGGATGTCGGCTTATTCGGGGACACGGTCACCGTACGGCTGGGAAAACAAGATCTGAATACGGAGTTACTCTGCATCGACCTGGCTGCAGACTTCATTCAGTCGACGTTTGGACTCAGCCCGTCCACGGCGTTCTCAACCTACCCGAATCAATCCATGGCAGCCTTGTGCCTGATTCAAGTCGCCGACGGTTGGCAGTTGAAGACGGGAGTCTGGAGCGCCTTCGCCTCGCCCGGCGGTTGGGGGTTCTCGGAGACGGGCTCGATCCTGGCGATCGGCGAGTTGGAGCGCATCTATGTGGCGTTCGACGCCAGGCTCCCTGGTTCGATTGCCTGCGGTGCCATCTACGAATCCCCGGGCGAAATCGCCGGCCTGCCGATTTCCGCCGTGCAGGAGTATTACATCCAGGCCGAACAGTGGCTGACGAGAGAAGCGGGCTGTAGCGATCAGGAGTTGCAGGGGCTGGCGATGTTCACCGGCTTTTACCCGCGCTTTCCGGGGCAGTTCAAAACCGAACATGCGCCTGGCGACAGCTTTGTCGCTGGCGCGATCTACACCGGGCTGGTTCCGTCGCGCGAGCGGGACGTGATCGGCCTCGGCGTCGCGTGGACCGAGCTCTATGGAGGAGGGACCGGCGAAGAGACGGCCTGGGAGCTGTTCTACAAGTTGCACGCCACACAACGGTGCCGCGTGCAGCCTGATCTGCAGTACATCATCACACCGTCCGGCATCGAGCGCAACTCGCTCGTCGTCGGCTTGCGCTTCGAAGTCGCCTTCTGA
- a CDS encoding PQQ-binding-like beta-propeller repeat protein, with product MARFLRFELCAVVLRGMICLSALCAMSAVAARAGDWPTWRYNAQRTAVTPEALPDSLRLAWTRELGALTPAWKEDERLWFDAVYEPVAAGQLLFVGSSRNDSVTAFDTRSGEVRWRFFAEGPVRLAPLVHQGRVYFGSDDGNFYCLDAATGSTVWKLHVALGERHVLGNSRLISVWPVRGGAVMAGDKICFTVGVWPFEGTSLYIVDAATGGIVRTGDVGTAPETDDTTLTDLSPQGHLAASGDRVFIPCGRSKAACYDLKAGRLVDLAYDIKGRTDFYLSTNGPYLFHGGGIYNADTREAVSIRAPRPLAQGNLVYAADDGDLVAYDLTKVTAKEGKDRRGNPTKILTIEELWRMPCSDLIEGVPTEKLARQDFVTAHPLELDLIAGTKLYGHQADKVFAVELGSSPEAKPARAWQAAVPGTLSRVIAADARLFVVTLEGAIHCLAADAAAPVQLGDKPQEYAANDTWTRPVAEMLAAAGTQDGYCLVLGIKDGRLIDELVRQSNLQIIALDADAARVGRLRETWQARGLYGNRVCAIAADPLAYGLPAYLASLVISEDPARAGIDRGSEFAQGLYGVLRPYGGTAWFPLTEPQHEAFAKLVAAERLSKAQVERRGTWTTITRPGALVGAADWTHEYGDPGNTLMSPDELVRAPLGVLWFGGPSSNPDIYYDRHDWGPSMAVIDGRIFINGPEKLTAVDVYTGRLLWQVPLSSGRSLGRAGNFTVSGFHFVATHDALYLVQDKHCLKIDPASGATQATFTLPDKSDRWGRIRLADDRLIVEVFRELGPREPVPARVVAIDRHTGAAIWSRDAEFSFPVFAVGTGKVFCFDGRLEKFYADMRRKGLTPKAGKERFLLALDAASGEVLWRVPTEVVVTWMAYSQSLGTLVVSNKDGLAAYQGEDGRMLWRKDAVGQGFGGHPESVWDKVILYNDRIIDQRGPGLSYYLETGEPMTMPHPISGEPVAWEFTKQGHHCNYAVACQNLLTFRAADAGFFDMVTGGTGRLKGFRSGCRNSLLPADGVLNAPNFASGCVCNYSLFTSLSFVNVPDAEIWTYSALKAPAGPIDRVGINFGAPGDRRDPQGSLWLDFPSVGGSSPDVPVEMTPPDARVFRHHASQLSGAGLKWVAASGVEGVRSIRIPLGRGGDKRPESSYTVRLYFAEPDDHRPGDRVFDVSLQGEKVLERFDLVGESGAPRQMLMREFADVDAGSDLLLEFTPQQGQPLICGVEVVAEK from the coding sequence ATGGCCCGTTTCCTGCGGTTCGAACTCTGTGCCGTGGTGTTGCGCGGCATGATCTGCTTGAGCGCCCTGTGCGCGATGAGCGCGGTGGCCGCCCGGGCCGGGGATTGGCCCACCTGGCGCTACAACGCACAGCGCACCGCCGTGACGCCCGAGGCCTTGCCGGATTCGCTCCGGTTGGCCTGGACCCGGGAGTTGGGCGCGCTGACGCCGGCCTGGAAAGAGGACGAGCGGCTTTGGTTCGACGCCGTCTACGAACCGGTCGCGGCGGGCCAGTTGTTGTTCGTCGGATCGTCTCGCAACGACAGCGTGACGGCCTTCGACACGCGCAGCGGCGAAGTCCGCTGGCGGTTTTTCGCCGAAGGCCCCGTGCGACTGGCGCCCTTGGTGCATCAGGGGCGGGTCTACTTCGGCAGCGACGACGGCAATTTCTATTGTCTCGACGCGGCCACGGGCAGCACGGTCTGGAAGCTCCACGTGGCGCTGGGCGAGCGGCATGTCTTGGGTAACTCGCGGTTGATTTCGGTCTGGCCGGTACGCGGCGGCGCCGTGATGGCGGGCGACAAGATCTGCTTCACGGTCGGCGTGTGGCCGTTCGAGGGGACTTCGCTCTATATCGTCGACGCGGCCACCGGCGGCATCGTCCGCACGGGCGACGTCGGCACCGCTCCGGAAACCGACGATACGACCTTGACCGATCTTTCGCCGCAAGGCCATCTGGCGGCCAGCGGCGATCGCGTGTTTATCCCCTGTGGACGATCCAAGGCGGCATGCTACGACCTGAAGGCCGGTCGGTTGGTCGACCTGGCCTACGACATCAAGGGACGGACCGACTTTTACCTGTCGACGAATGGCCCCTATCTGTTTCACGGCGGCGGGATTTACAACGCCGATACCCGCGAGGCAGTCAGCATCCGCGCCCCCCGGCCGCTCGCGCAAGGCAATCTCGTCTACGCGGCCGACGACGGCGACCTTGTGGCGTATGACCTGACCAAGGTGACGGCCAAGGAAGGCAAAGACCGCCGCGGCAATCCCACGAAGATTCTCACCATCGAAGAACTCTGGCGAATGCCCTGTAGCGATTTGATCGAAGGCGTGCCGACCGAAAAGCTCGCGCGCCAGGATTTTGTCACGGCGCATCCGCTGGAGCTCGATCTCATCGCCGGCACGAAGCTTTACGGCCATCAGGCCGACAAAGTGTTCGCCGTCGAGCTGGGGAGCTCGCCGGAGGCGAAACCGGCGCGCGCGTGGCAGGCCGCCGTGCCGGGCACGCTGAGCCGCGTCATCGCGGCCGACGCGCGCCTGTTCGTGGTGACGCTCGAAGGGGCGATCCACTGCCTGGCCGCAGACGCCGCGGCCCCGGTCCAGTTGGGCGACAAGCCGCAGGAATATGCCGCCAACGACACCTGGACGCGGCCCGTGGCCGAGATGCTCGCCGCCGCCGGCACGCAGGACGGTTATTGCCTGGTGCTGGGCATCAAGGACGGACGATTGATCGACGAGCTGGTGCGCCAATCGAACCTGCAGATCATCGCGCTCGACGCTGACGCCGCGCGCGTGGGCCGCCTGCGCGAGACCTGGCAGGCGCGCGGCCTCTACGGCAACCGTGTCTGCGCCATCGCCGCCGATCCGCTCGCCTATGGCCTGCCGGCTTACCTTGCGTCGCTGGTCATCTCCGAAGACCCGGCGCGCGCCGGGATCGATCGCGGCAGCGAATTTGCGCAAGGCTTGTACGGGGTCTTGCGGCCCTACGGCGGGACGGCTTGGTTCCCGCTCACGGAACCCCAGCATGAGGCCTTCGCCAAGCTCGTCGCGGCCGAGCGGCTTTCCAAAGCCCAGGTCGAGCGGCGCGGCACCTGGACCACGATCACGCGGCCGGGGGCGCTGGTTGGTGCCGCCGATTGGACGCACGAGTACGGCGACCCGGGCAACACGCTGATGTCGCCCGACGAATTGGTCCGCGCGCCCTTGGGCGTGCTCTGGTTTGGCGGCCCGTCGTCGAATCCTGACATCTATTATGACCGCCACGACTGGGGCCCGAGCATGGCGGTGATCGACGGGCGGATCTTCATCAACGGGCCCGAGAAATTGACGGCCGTCGACGTCTACACCGGGCGATTGCTGTGGCAGGTTCCGCTCTCCTCGGGCCGTTCGCTGGGCCGGGCCGGCAACTTCACCGTCAGCGGCTTTCATTTCGTGGCGACGCACGACGCGCTCTACCTGGTGCAAGACAAGCACTGTCTCAAAATCGACCCGGCCAGCGGCGCGACGCAGGCCACGTTCACCTTGCCTGACAAGTCGGATCGCTGGGGGCGAATTCGCCTGGCTGACGATCGGCTGATCGTCGAGGTCTTTCGCGAGCTGGGCCCGCGCGAACCGGTTCCAGCGCGGGTCGTGGCGATCGATCGCCACACGGGTGCCGCCATCTGGTCGCGCGATGCCGAGTTCAGCTTTCCCGTGTTTGCCGTCGGCACCGGCAAGGTGTTCTGCTTCGATGGCCGTCTGGAAAAGTTCTATGCCGACATGCGCCGCAAAGGCCTGACTCCCAAGGCCGGTAAAGAACGGTTCTTGTTGGCGCTCGACGCGGCCTCGGGCGAGGTTCTGTGGCGCGTCCCGACCGAAGTCGTGGTCACCTGGATGGCTTATTCCCAGTCGCTGGGCACCCTCGTGGTTTCGAACAAAGATGGCCTGGCCGCCTATCAAGGAGAAGACGGGCGGATGCTCTGGCGCAAGGATGCCGTCGGCCAAGGCTTTGGCGGGCACCCTGAAAGCGTCTGGGACAAGGTCATCCTGTACAACGACCGGATCATCGACCAGCGCGGGCCGGGCTTGTCCTACTATCTCGAGACGGGCGAACCGATGACGATGCCGCACCCGATCTCGGGCGAGCCCGTGGCTTGGGAATTCACCAAGCAGGGGCATCACTGCAACTATGCCGTGGCCTGCCAGAACCTGCTGACGTTCCGCGCGGCCGATGCCGGCTTCTTCGATATGGTCACCGGAGGCACAGGCCGCCTGAAGGGCTTCCGTAGCGGCTGCCGCAACAGCCTGCTCCCGGCCGACGGCGTGCTCAACGCTCCAAACTTCGCCAGCGGTTGCGTCTGCAACTACTCGTTGTTCACGTCGCTCAGCTTCGTGAACGTGCCTGATGCCGAGATCTGGACCTATAGCGCCCTCAAGGCGCCGGCCGGTCCGATCGATCGCGTGGGCATCAACTTCGGCGCGCCCGGCGATCGCCGCGACCCACAAGGATCGCTGTGGCTCGATTTTCCGAGTGTCGGCGGGTCGTCGCCCGACGTGCCGGTGGAGATGACGCCGCCCGATGCCCGGGTGTTTCGCCATCATGCCAGCCAATTGTCCGGCGCAGGGCTGAAATGGGTAGCCGCCTCGGGCGTCGAGGGCGTGCGGTCGATCCGCATTCCGTTGGGTCGCGGCGGCGACAAGCGGCCCGAGTCGAGCTACACCGTACGGCTCTATTTCGCCGAGCCGGACGATCATCGACCCGGCGATCGGGTCTTCGACGTGTCGCTGCAAGGCGAAAAGGTGCTGGAAAGATTCGATCTCGTCGGCGAAAGCGGAGCGCCGCGACAGATGCTCATGCGCGAATTTGCCGACGTCGATGCCGGCAGCGACCTGCTGTTGGAATTTACGCCGCAACAGGGCCAGCCGCTGATTTGCGGGGTCGAGGTGGTCGCCGAAAAATAA
- a CDS encoding arylsulfatase yields MLVCLTLGAREAFAQASKPNIVVIWGDDIGVHNISAYNHGIMGYRTPNIDRLAKEGALFTDSYAQQSCTAGRASFILGQHPFRTGLLTIGMPGSEQGIPEWTPTIADLLKEQGYATGQFGKNHLGDRDQHLPTLHGFDEFFGNLYHLNAEEEPETYYYPKDPEFKKKYGPRGVLHCKSDGRGGQTIEDTGPLTRKRMETIDEEVHTHAMSFVDRSVQAKKPFFLWYNSTRMHVWTHLKKESEGKTGIGLYPDGMVEHDGFVGGVLKKLDDLGIANNTIVIYSTDNGAETVSWPDGGTTPFHGEKGTTWEGGFRIPLIVRWPGVIEAGSVNNGIISHEDWMPTLLAAAGEPEVVEKLKQGYKANGRSFEVHPDGYNMLPYFKGEASESPRKEIYYFGQGGELNAVRIQNWKVHFATLRGNIATGVREVSGWPLIVNLRADPYEKAIHEGDVGYLRWMADNMWIFVPVQAYVRKFLGTIPQYPFQEGSSLNAAGINYQTLKAAEVLKRLETLSPPGN; encoded by the coding sequence ATGCTGGTCTGCCTGACTCTGGGCGCGCGCGAGGCGTTCGCCCAGGCGTCGAAGCCGAACATCGTCGTCATCTGGGGCGATGACATCGGGGTGCACAATATCAGTGCCTACAACCACGGCATCATGGGCTACCGGACGCCCAACATCGACCGGTTGGCCAAGGAAGGGGCGCTGTTCACCGACTCCTACGCGCAGCAAAGCTGCACCGCCGGCCGCGCCTCGTTTATCCTCGGCCAGCACCCGTTTCGCACCGGCTTGTTGACGATCGGCATGCCAGGCAGCGAGCAGGGCATTCCGGAGTGGACGCCGACGATCGCCGACTTGCTCAAGGAGCAGGGTTATGCCACGGGTCAGTTCGGCAAGAACCACTTGGGCGACCGCGATCAGCATCTACCGACGCTGCACGGCTTCGATGAGTTCTTCGGCAATCTCTATCACCTGAACGCCGAAGAAGAACCGGAGACGTACTACTACCCGAAGGATCCCGAGTTCAAGAAAAAGTACGGCCCGCGCGGCGTGTTGCACTGCAAGTCGGACGGCCGCGGCGGACAAACGATCGAAGACACCGGGCCGCTGACCCGCAAGCGGATGGAGACGATCGATGAAGAAGTGCACACGCACGCGATGTCGTTCGTCGATCGCAGCGTGCAGGCCAAGAAGCCGTTCTTCCTTTGGTACAACTCGACGCGGATGCATGTCTGGACGCACCTGAAGAAAGAGTCTGAGGGCAAGACGGGCATCGGGCTCTATCCCGATGGCATGGTCGAGCACGACGGCTTCGTGGGCGGGGTGCTGAAGAAACTCGACGATCTAGGCATCGCCAACAACACGATCGTCATTTACAGCACCGACAACGGTGCCGAGACCGTGTCGTGGCCGGACGGTGGGACCACGCCGTTTCACGGCGAGAAAGGCACGACCTGGGAAGGCGGTTTCCGCATCCCCTTGATCGTCCGCTGGCCGGGCGTGATCGAAGCGGGCTCCGTCAACAACGGCATCATCTCGCACGAGGATTGGATGCCCACGCTGCTGGCCGCTGCCGGGGAGCCGGAGGTCGTCGAAAAACTGAAGCAGGGATACAAGGCCAACGGCCGTTCGTTCGAGGTCCACCCGGACGGCTACAACATGCTGCCGTACTTCAAGGGCGAGGCGAGCGAGAGTCCGCGGAAGGAGATTTACTACTTCGGCCAGGGCGGCGAGCTGAACGCGGTCCGCATTCAAAACTGGAAAGTTCATTTCGCGACCCTGCGGGGCAACATCGCCACCGGCGTTCGCGAAGTCTCGGGCTGGCCGCTGATCGTCAATCTGCGCGCCGACCCCTACGAAAAAGCGATCCACGAAGGCGACGTCGGCTACCTGCGGTGGATGGCCGACAATATGTGGATCTTCGTTCCGGTGCAGGCCTATGTCAGAAAGTTCCTGGGCACAATTCCGCAGTATCCCTTCCAGGAGGGCAGCAGCCTGAATGCGGCCGGGATCAACTACCAGACGTTGAAGGCCGCCGAAGTGCTCAAGCGCCTGGAGACCCTGTCGCCTCCGGGAAATTGA